In the Arachis hypogaea cultivar Tifrunner chromosome 20, arahy.Tifrunner.gnm2.J5K5, whole genome shotgun sequence genome, TAGAACcaataaagatgttagcaaaatattggtgttttttatgatgacgataacgaaagagaaagaTAACGAAGAAGTGGCAATGAATGTGCGCGTATGGATTTAAAATACTTGATTGGACTTGGTCAAAGTTATGACTTGGATGTAGAGATTTATTCAAAAAGAATATCCTATATGTTGAACGATAAATTGAAAGGAGGGGTAACATTCAATTACAAAGAGGAGAAGGAAGGAGAAGGAAGGCCAAAGAAAGAGCTTCGAATTCGCTACGACTTCTTCCCAAAAGCTTCGCATTAGCGACTACGTACCTGAAAAGAGTTCGATTTAGGAGAGTGAAAAGctcttattcttcttccttttctttcatcAGCAGAGAGTTCAAAAAGAGAGGAGCATGAAGATAGTTCAGTTCTTGATGCTCTTCGAGAATCTGATGCTTCAACCTAGCTTCCCAACTTCTACTCCTATAAGAGGTTAAAAGAAACTCGACTGAGTTGGAGAGGAGAGAATGGCCACTCATTAAAGGCTTTCTCCGCGCTGCAGTAAGAGTATCGGTAGAAGAAATGGATGTAAGGGCTCAATAAAGTCGAAGAGGAGCAAAGAGCAGCTACAGCAACTCAAAAGAAGGTTCCTATGCTTCAGCTCTATGAGCGAAAGACATTATTCTAGTAGTAGAAAAAACCTCTCTTCTTCTATTAGTAGAGTGGATTCCTATTTTCGATTGACTTTCTTACTTCCTATCCCTGTCGAAAAAGTGAGCTCTTTCATTCCTCTCCACTCGAAGCAGATTGAGTGACTCCTGCCCTTATAGGTAGTTTAGCCGTAAAAAGTCTTTATTTGTTGAGTGTTGAAACTTCATCCGCTCCTAGACCTTTAGAATAGGATTCCGGAAAAGGAGTTCTTCGGGGAAACTCTCTTGTGCCAACGGTGGATCCGGTGCCACATATGATTCTATTATCACTTCCGATAGGCAGGAACGAGATCCCTCCTGCTACCCAAAAGGGTAGACCAAAAGCACTGAAATGAATATGAGAAATGTGGCCTACCTAGAGCCTATAGCTATAGAAGGAATCTTTCGTTACTAGAACCCCTTACTAGTGACTGTAAGCGAAATGTATTTAGTGAACGCCTGGTCCTCTCGAACCAGATAAACACTAACCTGGGGATACTGAGttcaatatttttatgtatagcTCTGTAATCTCTATCTAAATGACTAAGTCTTCCAGTGGTCTCTCTCCTACCCAAAACCATCCCTTCCAGCGTTAGCGCACTAGATCCCAATCTTTTTTGCGGTTCTCACTTGGTATTGACTATGTGGAAACATATTCTCCTGTGGTGGATTCAATAATATTAAGATATCTGATTAATTTGACTGTGCATGAAAAGCTTGACATGCGCCTAATGGATGTTATTACAACCTATCTATACggcttaattgataaaaaaatttatataaaagtccctgaaggactcaAAGGGCCTAAAGCATAAAACTTCAAAATCCTTATATGGAATAAAACAATCTAGGCTTACGTGGTATAAACGTCTTAATGAGTACTTATcaacctatttatacggctcaattgataaagaaatttatataaaagtccctgaaggactcaAAGTGCCTAAAGCATAAAACTTCAAAATCCTTATATGGAATAAAACAATTTGGGCTTATGTGGTATAAACGTCTCAGTGAGTACTTATTAAAAGATGGATACAAAAATGACCGTATATGTCCATTTGTGttcataaaaaaatctaaatccaaatttgttgttattacagtatatgttgatgatttaaacaTCATTGGATCACCTGAAGAGATTTCAAAAACTGCAGATTATTTAAAAAGAGAatttgaaatgaaagatcttggtaaaacaaaattttattttaatttacaaattGAACACTTGAAGAATAGTATATTCATCTATCAGTCAACTTATACGgagaaacttttgaaaaaaaaaatttacatggaCAAAGTACACTCATTGAGTATTCTATTTCGACCATGTAAAAATAACGAGgagtttatttttctctaacAAATCAACGCTCGACCACACGACCTCTAGAACCATAGTTATTAAAACAGGATCGAACCGGCCGGTTCGACTAAAAAATTGGTAAACCGGATCTTATACCGGTCCGGTCCAAAGTTAGGACTGTTCAAGACAGAGAACCGAAACGAACCGGTTGAACCTGGAATGAACCGGCCAAAACCGGTGAAAATCGAACCGGACGGAACCGCTGGTACCAACTGAAGGCGAAGCTACGATGCATCTGCTTTGTGGTTTGTGGAAAACTTTCCAAAATGGCTGTCATGAGATTTGAACTTCTAACTCCAGGGTTGCAAGAACGACAATCATACCACCAAGCTGGAATGAACCGGAACAAACCGGTTGAACCTAGAATGAACTGGCCAAAACCGGTGAAAACCGAACCGGACGAAACCGCTGGTACCAACTGAGGGCGAAGCTACGATGCATCTGGGTTCTGCAAGTCCACCATGCTCTCCATATGCTCAGCGTGTCAAGTGTCAAAGCTTCGTGGTTTGTGGAAAACTTTCTAAAATGGCTGTCATAGGATTCAAACTTCTAACTCCAGGGTTGCAAGAACGACAATCATACCACCAAGCTGCATTGCTTCTTATTAAcatatattcaaattataatacatatagcaagttttattttatttatattcaattaattttaattttaaagtcactcatttttaaatcaattatattttattttaactgtATCTAAGCTTTtacttataataatataataatacaataaatataaattaattaataaagcattaaaatttaaaaataataattatttttataataacaaattaaaagtacttataataaaaaaaataattaaattttacataattatttaattataccggATTAATCGGTTTAACCAATAACTCACCAGTTGAACCAATAATTCGGTGACTCAATAATTTTACCAACTCTAGTTTCTATAGccaatttactttattttatactctttttttttatgaaagtaCGAAACGACATCGTTTGTGTTGTGTCCACCTAACTTCAAAGTTGGAAGATGAGATTGACGAATGACGCTGGAGAAAGCAAGGGTTTGGATTCGCagaagagaataataataataataattgatgaTCAGAAACAGGTTGATAATGAAAGCATtagcatcattatcatcatcaacacTCTCACTACGTTGCTGCAGCTACAACAACAAGTCTTCACTCAATCTCAACTCTCTCTTCTTCGCTCGCCGCAGATTCCACTCTTCACCGCCGATTTCAATGGCTTCTGCTTCCGTCAACAACGAACGTGCCCGTGCTCCACCCGCCATTCCCTTGCCCCCTCCCCCTCTCTCCAAGGCAACttcacttctctctctctctctctctctctctctctcccttcactTCACTCACTCACTTGTTTCTCCTTTCAGTTCAAGATCGGGCTGTGCCAGCTGTCTGTAACCGCCGACAAGGAGAAGAACATCGCCCACGCCCGCCAAGCCATTCAAGACGCCGCCTCTAAGGGTGCTCAGCTTGTTCTCCTCCCAGTCAGTTCCTCCTTCCCGGATACGGATTATCTTGTTTCAATTGAACTCTAAATAATTAACTTATCGCATTTTTTTCTACTCTTATAGAACTACAAAGTTCGAGAAATACTTGTATAATCTTACTATCTTAGTTATATTTAAGGTGAATTTCGAAAacttatttttatctaaaatttaatgTATTCATTATTAGGCCTATCACCCGATAATGCATGACAGAGGTAGTTTACCCTCCAGTTTTTGAGTAATTGCCTTTCGAATTTTATTCTCTTCCTTCAATTTTGCTCAATCATTTTGTGTGTTTGTTGTGGTGTTGTCTCAGGAAATTTGGAACAGTCCTTATTCCAATGACAGTTTCCCTGTGTATGCTGAGGATGTTGACGCCGGTGGCGATGCCTCTCCTTCTACTGCCATGCTCTCTGATCTCGCCCGTCTCCTCAAGATCACCATTATTGGTGGTTCTATACCTGAACGTTCCGGGGGAAACTTGTATAATACATGTTGCGTATTTGGCACTGATGGAAAGCTTAAAGCCAAGCACCGCAAGGTTGGGTCATCTACAATGTTGGAATGTGCATAGGGATCTTGTTCTTAATGCTTGGTTCACATGAATTTGTGCTTTGGATGTTTGATGTTATTGTGCCTCCCAAAATAATTCAAtcctttttttttggatatttgaCTTTCATAATTGATCTTGATGGTGGTGGTACTTGAACTATTTTCTTGCATTTGCTTTGTTGTGCAAATTTTGACATGCTGGCATCAATGCAGATACACCTTTTCGACATGGACATTCCCGGGAAGATTACCTTTATGGAGTCAAAAACTCTTACTGCTGGGGAGACTCCAACAATTGTAGACACAGGTCTAATATATCCCCTGGTTACATATCTAAGCACATTTTCTCTGGTTCTACCTCCATCATAACGTCGCAGTCTTTATTGATATTTTGTTTGTCATTATGTAGATAAGAAATTCATGTTCAGAGCCTGAATCTTATAATAATATTGACTATGGTGGAGAAGTATAGTTGTTAACTCGTTATCTTGGTTCTGTTCAATTAACCTCTAGAATGTTTGCTTGCAATGAAATTTGTCCACAAAGCTGTAACAAAGTTACTTGATTCGTGCAGAGGTTGGGCGCATTGGCATAGGCATCTGTTATGATATACGTTTTCCCGAACTAGCAATGATATATGCAGCAAGAGGTCTGTCATTTCCATTATTTTGCTTGATACCAATTATTTCTTCTTGACTTGCAATTGGTTGTCATGATTTGACTTTTCcaagggttttttttttcaatgctttCTAAGGCTTATTAGCATATTGAATTGTCAATTTTGTTTGCTTGGGGAAGAGAGCGGGTGGAAATTTCTTCTCTTGTTCTTAAGTTTGCGGATACTTACAGTATCAACTTTTGATTTTAGGAGCTCACTTGCTATGCTATCCTGGGGCATTTAATATGACAACTGGGCCATTGCATTGGGAGCTATTGCAAAGGGCAAGGTAGGTGGttcttttatttaacttttacTTTATAGTTGCTGTAACTATCTAGCATGTTATTCATTAGGGAAAAATGTGTAATCCAGTTACTGTCTTGAAGCAACTTCCTCAATAAACATGACTGTTCAATGTTATTTTTAACCCTGGCTAATTTTATTAGATTGGACTAATATTTTAATGAACCATATATATCATTTGTAATTGAAATCATAGACAAACATCACCTTTGACCCTGGTAATAACTAGAAAATACTTAATAGTTAGAACTTTTATGCAAGAGGCATGCCTCTCACATTATTTTttgtcttcaaactcttccttgtcTGTGGCACTGCAAACATTCTTAACTCATTTATTAATTAAGTAGtgtcttatttttattctgttgttaatctatgatttttttttcctcAGGGCTACAGATAATCAGGTAATGACCCCTTATTTGAAACTTCGGCAGAGTTTTACTTCAAGTATATTTTAAGTTAAAGTATGTTAAATATGAAAATCATCAATTGTTTTGATAGCTGCACCAAATAAGGATCTTAGTAGCTTTAAGTTGGGAGAAATTCACACTATGAGTAAGTAATCAGTCAAATTCTTCTAATAAGAAAAACTACAAGATCCTTAACCTCTATACGAGGATGAATGTGTGATGAGTTTTAGAAAGCTGATGCTGCTTTACATTGCTAATCCGATATTGCTACCTAGATTGATTGTCTAGAGATGAGCAATGTGTCGGGGAAACTTCAACATCCTTTTGCATCCCAAAAGGAAGTAACAGAATAATATAGGATTTGAGTGAAATGATTTGTCTCACcttttcaattttgtttgtgtgtgtgtgtgtgtgtatagatTGGTGTTACTATTTTATTGTTGCATTTGGTGGATTGATGCCTGTTGATTGTACTATTAAACCAGgttacagttttttttttttgtatttatgccCATCACATTTTGAATGACCCCCCTCCtcctcttttccctcttcttccttcttcttctcctcctcctcctcctcctcctcctcctcctccaaagATCAAGTTCCTTATATCCATTCCTTTGGACTTTAAGACTTATAGACCTATTTATTTATGAGTATTTTGGAAGGAAAAAGTCCATGATCTgagaattgaaaaaaaagaaaaaacttgaTTTGGAAGTTAAGCTGTGAGTTTGAGGAGACTAGTGAATCAACTTCAAATTCGTTACATACAGTTATATGTGGCAACCTGTTCACCTGCTCGGGATACTGGATCTGGTTATATAGCTTGGGGCCACTCCACTCTTGTTGGACCAGTAAGTGGATCTTTTATGTTAAGCTTTCTTTGGATAGAGCCAAAAAACATGTTCTGATTTGGAAGCTGGTATTAGCATATTTTAAGAGAAAAACTACATTTTTGTCCCTGAAACATGGAAGGTGTAATAAATTCTTCTCTATATTAGAAAATCAATACAATTTACAGCTTCATTGATCAAAGAACCTATAGTTCTGATGTATATCTAGCTTTATTTGATCTTTGAGTTTCAAATACCAGCGGAAATATCTTTCCTTAAAAATTATCAACAAAGATTCTAAACCATATTTGAGTGTATATTATTATTGTACTTACGTGGAACATGTAAATGTGACAGTGGGGGGAAGTTCTGGCTACTACAGAACATGAGGAAGCAATCATCATAGCAGAAATTGATTATTCAATATTAGAGCAGAGaaggttttcttttcttcacacTACACACGTGTCTTGCACAAGTTGCAGTCATAATCATGATTAATATGTCTGATGTTGTGATTTAATTATTCAGGACTCATCTCCCTGTGACTAAGCAGCGACGAGGTGATCTATACCAAGTGGTGGATTTTCAAAGGCTGAATAGCCATTAATGGCGCAGGACTTTGTATGATTGGGAGATATACATGTCTTATTTGAAGCTTTTATGTAGCATCAACAACCATCTCTCTTGTTTTGGTTAATCATACCCTATTTATTGCTAAGTGTGAATGCTCAAAACTTAAAGAGAAGGGATGAAATAAAGGAATGTAATAAACAACTGTGACGCGATGATAGAAACTAGAGAGTAAGCTGCAGAAAAGGCACAAAGGATATATTATATGTcattaatgaaaataaatcacCACCAGAATCCATCTCGTAAAAAATTTTCAGGTTAATATATGATCTGATTTAAAACAGATATATGAATGGAGAGAATCAAGCAAGTAATCAAAGGCTTGAGTTTTTATTTCCAGGTATAATCCATACCGATTGATTACTGCACTCTTTCTCTCCCATTCTATTGTTATAGCAAAACAACCATAAACATTATTCTGTCACCATATCCGGCACACTTTTCAAGAAGTCCTCACCCATTCCTTACAGAGTCTCCGTTGTTACTGTCGAAATCTGCCATTCTACCAGTTCCTTCAACTGGTCCTTCACCGTCTCCGGCAACACCTCCAGCGCTTTCTCCGACGGTTCATCCTCCAGCTCCTACTCCCAGCCATCAGAACCATACTTTAACACTAGCAACGTCTCCGGTGGCTCATTCTCCGTCTCTAAAGAGTTGTCGTGCCAGGTTCAGAATAGAATGTTCCAGCACCAGCACCAGTTGCAGCGCCACATGCAAAAGAGGGTAGAGTTTCAGGATGTTTGGGTGCTTATTGTTGTGAAAGTttgtgatttgaaaaagaagCGATGGTGGTGGAGTTGAGGTTAAAGATAtggtgaaaataatttgaaaattttattaaaaatcaacaaaaaaattaggatttagatATTTTTAGCATATTAAACTTCTTTTTCCTGAGTATAAcattaattttcttgtttgataagtttttttttgtcagcattttataaaattaatggatAGAAATAGTTGTTTTACCTTTCTTATATTTTAGGAACAGGTTGTGTAGCCCCTGCCCATCTGCTTCTTGCCTTAGGCAATCTACAACTAGAACTGCAGAAGGGGGAGTTGTGGTTGGCgtattacttcttttttttttttttttttggtttctcaCGGTAtccccaacccgacaggtcaagaactaatccgtcgcgattctgagctccatttaagagtctgccgctggccaatgggttgctgcatgcataaggcggagttcgaacccccgacacttgcttaagcggaccaCTCGACCATTCCATGCTGGTTTATTACTTCTTTTTTTAATGGTTCCTTTTTTCACAGTGATTGTGCCCACTAGCTTTTGACAATGATCAGAACATCACACGGGCCTACAGATAGGCCTAAAACAACCAAACACTAAATTCAGAAAAAAATCAGGGGACAATGTTTTTCCCAGaccgaaaaaagaaagaaaagagaaaaaaggcCCCTGAGCCCTGAGGGATTGTATTTCTTAAAGTATTGGCAATTcccaagtccaaaaaaaaaaaaaaaaaattggcaatTCCGtctcaaatataataataaaaaaattatattaaatatatattaaaatcaatcattaatataaaatatatattaaaatataaaatatatattaaaaatgcgttaaattatatatatattatgattaa is a window encoding:
- the LOC112783277 gene encoding omega-amidase, chloroplastic, which codes for MIRNRLIMKALASLSSSTLSLRCCSYNNKSSLNLNSLFFARRRFHSSPPISMASASVNNERARAPPAIPLPPPPLSKFKIGLCQLSVTADKEKNIAHARQAIQDAASKGAQLVLLPEIWNSPYSNDSFPVYAEDVDAGGDASPSTAMLSDLARLLKITIIGGSIPERSGGNLYNTCCVFGTDGKLKAKHRKIHLFDMDIPGKITFMESKTLTAGETPTIVDTEVGRIGIGICYDIRFPELAMIYAARGAHLLCYPGAFNMTTGPLHWELLQRARATDNQLYVATCSPARDTGSGYIAWGHSTLVGPWGEVLATTEHEEAIIIAEIDYSILEQRRTHLPVTKQRRGDLYQVVDFQRLNSH